A region from the Salidesulfovibrio onnuriiensis genome encodes:
- a CDS encoding ECF transporter S component: MFSVKKNFTSTTWALIPLAICINIVVGQIVSLLKLPVYLDTIGSILVGALCGPWAGALTGALSNVVWGMFAPGALPFVPVAAWIGFVAGVCAHYGLFRTWWKVCIAGAIIAVTTPFVATPIVVYVYGGVEGSGASLITGVLIKSGMKVTSAAFYKNLMVEPLDKIPSALVAYVLARSIPRRIASRMPGTAKIA; this comes from the coding sequence ATGTTTTCCGTCAAGAAGAATTTCACGTCCACCACCTGGGCGCTCATTCCGCTGGCCATCTGCATCAACATCGTGGTCGGCCAGATCGTTTCGCTGCTCAAGCTGCCCGTGTACCTGGACACCATCGGCTCCATCCTGGTGGGCGCCCTGTGCGGCCCCTGGGCGGGCGCGCTGACCGGCGCGCTCTCCAACGTGGTCTGGGGCATGTTCGCCCCCGGCGCCCTGCCGTTCGTTCCGGTGGCCGCCTGGATCGGCTTCGTGGCCGGGGTCTGCGCGCACTACGGCCTGTTCCGGACCTGGTGGAAGGTCTGCATCGCCGGGGCCATCATCGCCGTGACCACCCCGTTCGTGGCCACCCCCATCGTGGTCTACGTATACGGCGGGGTCGAGGGCAGCGGCGCTTCCCTGATCACCGGCGTGCTCATCAAGTCCGGCATGAAGGTCACCTCGGCCGCCTTCTACAAGAACCTCATGGTGGAGCCCCTGGACAAGATCCCCAGCGCGCTGGTGGCCTATGTCCTGGCCCGGAGCATCCCCAGGCGCATCGCCTCCCGCATGCCCGGCACGGCAAAAATCGCCTAA
- a CDS encoding energy-coupling factor transporter transmembrane component T family protein has translation MTHSAFHGGREGFLHRLNPLTKLTAAGTLAAAAFLLPEAWWNFPLWFLALLPLAVAGRLARPFLKTVAAMYLPFAGFLFLIHGLFHPASEDELFRLWIFSVQSGPLLYAAGVAGRVLVMLSAFTLLFLSTHPGRLMQDLQRRGLHWALAYVVTATLQFLPLVRERARTILQAQQARGLDTGGSLGNRIRALLPLLGPLFHGVLMEVEDRALALETRGVMRSGPRQFLTRIEDPAPEKAARWFCLACLLLLILWRGGRAWL, from the coding sequence ATGACGCATTCGGCATTTCACGGCGGGCGGGAAGGCTTCCTGCACCGCCTCAATCCCCTGACCAAGCTCACGGCCGCCGGCACTCTGGCCGCCGCGGCCTTTCTGCTGCCCGAGGCCTGGTGGAACTTCCCGCTCTGGTTCCTGGCGCTCCTGCCCCTGGCCGTCGCCGGGCGGCTGGCGCGCCCCTTCCTGAAAACCGTGGCCGCCATGTACCTGCCCTTTGCGGGCTTCCTGTTCCTCATCCACGGCCTGTTCCATCCGGCATCGGAGGACGAGCTCTTCCGGCTGTGGATCTTCTCGGTGCAGTCCGGGCCGCTCCTGTACGCCGCCGGGGTGGCCGGGCGCGTGCTGGTCATGCTCTCGGCCTTCACGCTCCTGTTCCTGTCCACCCATCCGGGCCGGCTCATGCAGGACCTGCAGCGCCGGGGCCTGCACTGGGCGCTTGCCTATGTGGTCACAGCCACCCTCCAGTTCCTGCCGCTCGTGCGCGAACGGGCCCGGACCATTCTCCAGGCCCAGCAGGCGCGCGGCCTGGACACGGGCGGCTCGCTCGGAAACCGTATCCGGGCGCTGCTGCCGCTTCTCGGCCCGCTTTTCCACGGTGTGCTCATGGAGGTGGAGGACCGGGCCCTGGCCCTGGAGACCCGGGGAGTCATGCGCTCCGGCCCGCGCCAGTTTCTGACCCGCATCGAGGATCCGGCCCCGGAAAAGGCCGCGCGCTGGTTCTGCCTGGCGTGCCTGCTGCTGCTCATTCTCTGGCGCGGGGGGCGGGCATGGCTCTGA
- a CDS encoding energy-coupling factor ABC transporter ATP-binding protein, which yields MALMELRNISCRYPGEETPALEDISLRLESGEILLVLGASASGKSSFCRLVCGLMHHFYRAHVDGELSLCGLDPSRASLDGCVRRAGMVFQRPENQLTGTRFTVAEEVAVGPENLGLDRPAIQRRVDQALDMVGIPHLAGRNPMSLSGGERQRTALATVLAMEPQLVVLDEPASQLDPQGEHQVLTIVRKLADRGCGIVMTASDAGHAANLADRILVLREGRPALFGAPAQVLASKQLAETGVPAPVWMDLARRAMREGLWPREKAFPLSMDEAAQGFREVLRHAD from the coding sequence ATGGCTCTGATGGAACTGCGAAATATCTCCTGCCGCTACCCCGGCGAAGAAACCCCGGCCCTGGAAGACATCTCCCTGCGGCTGGAGTCCGGCGAAATCCTGCTGGTGCTGGGGGCCTCGGCCTCGGGCAAATCCTCGTTCTGCCGCCTGGTCTGCGGGCTCATGCACCATTTCTACCGCGCCCATGTGGACGGCGAGCTAAGCCTGTGCGGGCTGGACCCGTCCCGAGCAAGCCTGGACGGCTGCGTGCGGCGCGCGGGAATGGTCTTTCAACGCCCGGAAAACCAGCTCACGGGCACCCGGTTCACCGTGGCCGAGGAAGTGGCCGTGGGCCCGGAAAACCTCGGGCTGGACCGCCCCGCCATCCAAAGGCGCGTGGACCAGGCCCTGGACATGGTGGGCATCCCCCACCTGGCGGGACGCAACCCCATGTCCCTGTCCGGCGGCGAGCGCCAGCGCACGGCCCTGGCCACGGTGCTGGCCATGGAGCCGCAACTGGTGGTCCTCGACGAACCCGCCTCGCAGCTGGACCCGCAGGGCGAGCATCAGGTCCTCACTATCGTGCGAAAACTCGCGGACAGGGGATGCGGCATTGTCATGACCGCGTCCGACGCAGGACACGCCGCGAACCTGGCCGACAGAATCCTGGTGCTCCGGGAAGGAAGGCCCGCCCTGTTCGGCGCGCCCGCCCAGGTGCTGGCCTCAAAACAGCTGGCGGAAACCGGCGTCCCGGCCCCGGTCTGGATGGACCTCGCCCGCCGGGCCATGCGGGAAGGCCTCTGGCCCCGCGAAAAGGCCTTTCCCCTGAGCATGGACGAGGCGGCCCAAGGCTTCCGGGAGGTGCTGCGCCATGCGGATTGA
- a CDS encoding energy-coupling factor ABC transporter ATP-binding protein, producing the protein MRIEVSDLRYGYSRDRQILNGVSFSAGPGERIALVGRNGAGKTTLAKLCCGLLQPDGGAVSLDGEAVHALPVAQRAQRIGYAFQDPDTQLFARSVAEETAYGPRNIGLEPPAVERAVEQALELTGMKPHRDAHPHELPLALRRMTALAATLSLGCGCLVFDEPTAGLDGPRLEILGNILNHLREQETTSITICHDMDFCARFMDRVLVLHQGRLEEDLPARDFFADQGRLERMGLALPAITKLARDAGLPGTVLHAEEFLSALRRNANRQGYKS; encoded by the coding sequence ATGCGGATTGAAGTGAGCGACCTGCGCTACGGCTACTCGCGGGACCGCCAGATCCTGAACGGGGTGAGTTTCTCGGCCGGTCCGGGCGAACGCATCGCCCTGGTGGGCCGCAACGGCGCGGGCAAGACCACCCTGGCCAAGCTCTGCTGCGGCCTGCTGCAACCGGACGGCGGCGCTGTCTCACTGGACGGCGAAGCCGTGCACGCCCTGCCCGTGGCCCAACGGGCGCAGCGCATCGGCTACGCCTTCCAGGACCCGGACACCCAGCTCTTCGCCCGCAGCGTGGCGGAGGAAACGGCCTACGGCCCCCGCAATATCGGCCTGGAGCCCCCGGCCGTGGAACGGGCCGTGGAGCAAGCCCTGGAACTGACCGGCATGAAGCCGCACCGGGACGCCCATCCTCACGAGCTGCCCCTGGCCCTGCGCCGCATGACGGCCCTGGCCGCCACCCTGTCCCTGGGCTGCGGCTGCCTTGTCTTCGACGAGCCCACCGCCGGGCTGGACGGGCCGCGCCTGGAAATCCTGGGGAACATCCTGAACCACCTGCGCGAGCAGGAAACAACCAGCATCACCATCTGCCACGACATGGATTTCTGCGCCCGGTTCATGGACCGCGTGCTGGTGCTGCACCAGGGCCGACTGGAAGAGGACCTCCCGGCCAGGGATTTCTTTGCCGACCAGGGACGGCTGGAACGCATGGGCCTGGCCCTGCCCGCCATCACCAAGCTGGCCCGTGACGCGGGGCTGCCCGGAACCGTGCTCCATGCCGAGGAATTTCTGAGCGCCCTTCGCCGCAACGCCAACAGACAAGGATACAAATCATGA
- a CDS encoding CD3072 family TudS-related putative desulfidase, with amino-acid sequence MNRSRTICVAASCLLNANAKITPYAACPGVNTEVIMPWIEQGAGLLQLPCPETTYLGMLRWGMTREQYDTQGYRDHCRAILRAPLMELRAYAEAGYAIAAVLGVNGSPSCGVETTCEGYCGGEVSEDAAREQRKNLRMVPGRGVFMEVLADMLREHGLDVPLTGMDDA; translated from the coding sequence ATGAACCGGAGCCGAACCATCTGCGTGGCGGCCAGCTGCCTGCTCAACGCCAATGCCAAGATAACGCCCTATGCCGCCTGCCCGGGTGTGAACACCGAGGTGATCATGCCCTGGATCGAACAGGGCGCGGGACTGCTCCAGCTGCCCTGCCCGGAAACCACCTACCTGGGCATGCTGCGCTGGGGCATGACCCGCGAGCAGTACGACACCCAGGGCTACCGCGACCATTGCCGGGCGATCCTGCGCGCCCCGCTGATGGAACTGCGGGCCTATGCCGAGGCCGGGTATGCGATTGCTGCGGTGCTGGGGGTCAACGGCAGCCCCAGCTGCGGGGTGGAGACCACCTGCGAGGGCTACTGCGGAGGCGAGGTGAGCGAGGACGCGGCCCGGGAGCAACGGAAGAACCTGCGCATGGTTCCGGGACGGGGGGTGTTCATGGAAGTGCTGGCCGACATGCTCCGGGAGCATGGCCTGGACGTGCCGCTCACCGGCATGGACGACGCATGA
- the bcmE gene encoding thiamine pyridinylase: MKRRHYLAFVFGVLLALLLSGSVFAQTLKVALYPYVPRIEQFKQVISTAWAQVEPSVGIEWQDSWDGGYKQNPLPEYDLYVFDAMFLNEFNASGWLSGIPKAQVRNFGDLLPWAAKGVESGDNVLGIPQLGCTTVLFYHSDDEKLVQAKSLEEVVGAIGTCRFYDQTPPANVGLMTNFSSGSSNAGFYVQSLECEMAQYPVPLPHSKADVNPVVVNHIRQVVAMSSFKNGLYSSSDSYQRGTWFGQGHGRAYIGFTESLSRIPADQYANISCKVMPWANNPAGIASPLFYSDVIGVHPATEQRGTRDLALKLANLMASTEVVVNCFGPTGTAGPQYLMPTRASAFQALSQDAMYAKIWGMVQSVTPVMFSLGNNARAWVASMKQLLTSEYLDDAACYCDHDAGPIFNQQQAEQKCPGACMPYNGWNGQWTSKGGTSYCGCNQPCQ, encoded by the coding sequence ATGAAAAGGAGACATTATCTCGCGTTTGTTTTCGGCGTGCTGCTCGCATTGCTTCTTTCGGGGAGCGTCTTTGCCCAGACCCTCAAGGTGGCGCTGTATCCCTATGTGCCGAGGATCGAGCAGTTCAAGCAGGTGATCTCCACAGCCTGGGCCCAGGTCGAGCCCTCGGTGGGCATCGAATGGCAGGATTCGTGGGACGGCGGGTACAAGCAGAATCCTTTGCCCGAGTATGATCTCTACGTGTTCGACGCCATGTTCCTGAACGAGTTCAATGCGTCGGGATGGCTTTCCGGGATTCCCAAGGCGCAGGTGCGGAATTTTGGAGACCTGCTTCCCTGGGCGGCCAAGGGGGTGGAGAGCGGAGACAATGTCCTCGGCATTCCCCAGCTGGGCTGCACCACCGTGCTGTTCTATCATTCGGATGACGAGAAGCTGGTCCAGGCCAAGAGCCTGGAGGAGGTTGTCGGGGCCATCGGCACCTGCCGGTTTTATGATCAGACGCCGCCAGCCAACGTGGGGCTGATGACCAATTTCTCGAGCGGGTCGAGCAACGCGGGGTTCTACGTGCAGAGCCTGGAGTGCGAAATGGCGCAGTACCCCGTGCCGCTGCCCCATTCCAAGGCGGACGTCAATCCGGTGGTCGTCAACCACATCCGCCAGGTCGTGGCCATGTCCAGCTTCAAGAACGGGCTGTATTCGTCCTCGGATTCCTACCAGCGCGGCACCTGGTTCGGCCAGGGACACGGCAGGGCCTACATCGGGTTCACGGAGTCCCTTTCCCGAATTCCCGCGGACCAGTACGCCAACATCTCCTGCAAGGTCATGCCCTGGGCCAACAACCCGGCGGGCATTGCCTCGCCCCTGTTCTATTCGGACGTCATCGGGGTGCATCCCGCAACCGAGCAGCGGGGCACGAGGGATCTGGCCCTGAAGCTGGCCAATCTCATGGCTTCCACGGAGGTGGTGGTCAATTGCTTCGGTCCCACGGGCACGGCGGGGCCGCAGTATCTCATGCCCACCAGGGCCAGCGCGTTCCAGGCCTTGTCCCAGGACGCCATGTACGCAAAGATCTGGGGTATGGTGCAATCCGTCACGCCGGTCATGTTCAGCCTCGGGAACAACGCCCGCGCCTGGGTGGCCTCCATGAAGCAGCTGCTGACCAGCGAATACCTGGATGACGCCGCCTGCTATTGCGACCATGACGCGGGCCCCATCTTCAACCAGCAGCAGGCCGAGCAGAAGTGCCCCGGGGCGTGCATGCCCTACAACGGATGGAACGGCCAGTGGACCAGCAAGGGGGGCACCTCCTACTGCGGCTGCAACCAGCCGTGCCAGTAG
- a CDS encoding 4Fe-4S dicluster domain-containing protein has product MSNQSKSSGVSRRGFLKALGVGGAGLLVPAGAAAQERVPASGPGELATLLDLSKCIGCGECVLACREANASKFPEPAKPLPAPLPSGRAKNEDWSDKRDLDDRLTPYNWLFIQTAEVEHGGQQWEINIPRRCMHCENPPCANLCPFGAANKQRNGITRISDKLCMGGAKCRAVCPWHIPQRQSGVGLYLHLMPRLAGNGVMYKCDRCYQRVDQGELPACIEVCPEGVQTIGPRKEIIEQAKKLAAEMQGYIYGLEENGGTNTIYVSPVPFDKLNQAVAKGPGRPHLGPVKDTMADETNLATATLLAPVAGIVAGMIGAGAALFGERPVDKEDRHEK; this is encoded by the coding sequence ATGTCGAATCAAAGCAAATCCTCCGGGGTGAGCCGCCGGGGCTTTCTCAAGGCCCTGGGCGTGGGCGGCGCGGGACTGCTCGTGCCCGCCGGCGCCGCCGCGCAGGAGAGGGTGCCCGCCTCCGGTCCGGGCGAGCTGGCCACCCTGCTGGACCTTTCCAAATGTATCGGCTGCGGCGAGTGCGTCCTGGCCTGCCGCGAAGCCAATGCCTCCAAGTTCCCGGAGCCGGCGAAGCCGCTTCCCGCGCCTCTGCCCTCGGGCCGGGCCAAAAACGAGGACTGGTCGGACAAGCGCGACCTGGACGACCGGCTCACACCCTACAACTGGCTTTTCATCCAGACCGCGGAGGTGGAGCATGGCGGACAACAGTGGGAAATCAACATCCCGCGCCGCTGCATGCACTGCGAAAATCCGCCCTGCGCCAACCTGTGCCCGTTCGGCGCGGCCAACAAACAGCGGAACGGCATCACCCGCATCAGCGACAAGCTGTGCATGGGCGGGGCCAAGTGCCGGGCCGTGTGCCCCTGGCACATTCCCCAGCGCCAGTCCGGCGTGGGCCTATACCTGCACCTCATGCCGCGCCTGGCGGGCAACGGGGTCATGTACAAGTGCGACCGCTGCTACCAGCGCGTGGACCAGGGCGAACTGCCCGCATGCATCGAGGTCTGCCCCGAAGGCGTGCAGACCATCGGCCCGCGCAAGGAAATCATCGAACAGGCCAAGAAGCTGGCCGCGGAAATGCAGGGGTATATCTACGGGCTGGAGGAAAACGGCGGGACCAACACCATCTATGTCTCCCCTGTTCCCTTCGACAAGCTGAACCAGGCCGTTGCAAAGGGGCCGGGCAGGCCGCATCTCGGCCCGGTCAAGGACACCATGGCCGACGAGACCAACCTGGCCACGGCCACGCTGCTGGCCCCAGTGGCAGGCATTGTCGCGGGCATGATCGGCGCGGGCGCGGCCCTGTTCGGAGAAAGGCCCGTGGACAAGGAGGACCGCCATGAAAAATAG
- a CDS encoding 4Fe-4S ferredoxin yields the protein MKNSTVSPWLRRAFIATMAALAATGMMQMPLARRYYITDIPGMAWAGNFFLVHKLHYALAAVLLFLLALVLTNWFRSWRDRIRLTPWGMARAAILTGIVLSGLLRVYRNLPGVTLHPDAILAIEWTHLGLVMVMGAAALLALLKKQSPYARKR from the coding sequence ATGAAAAATAGCACTGTCTCCCCCTGGCTGCGGCGGGCCTTCATCGCCACCATGGCCGCCCTGGCCGCCACGGGCATGATGCAGATGCCCCTCGCCCGGCGCTACTACATCACGGACATCCCGGGCATGGCCTGGGCCGGGAACTTCTTCCTGGTGCACAAGCTGCACTATGCGCTGGCCGCCGTGCTGCTCTTCCTGCTGGCCCTGGTGCTGACCAACTGGTTCCGCTCCTGGCGGGACCGGATCCGGCTCACCCCCTGGGGCATGGCCCGGGCCGCGATCCTGACGGGCATCGTCCTTTCCGGGCTGCTGCGGGTCTACCGCAACCTGCCGGGCGTGACCCTGCACCCGGACGCCATCCTGGCCATTGAATGGACCCACCTGGGACTGGTCATGGTCATGGGCGCGGCCGCACTCCTGGCGCTCCTGAAAAAACAGTCGCCCTACGCGCGAAAACGCTGA
- a CDS encoding arsenic resistance protein: MWKLLQKISKNLTIAIPAMMLAGFVAGLAADMTWIKSLIIPFTFLMVYPMMVTLKVRKVFEGGDAKAQVLTQFINFGVVPFAAFAMGMFFFSSNPYMALGLLLAGLVPTSGMTISWTGFARGNMSAAVKMTVIGLVAGSLLTPLYVEALMGASIEIDMAAVGKQIFFIVFLPMVLGFMTQQALMKKYGQKRFQQEVGPRFPALSTLGVLGIVFVALALKARTIAAQPELLLGIMAPLILLYVFNFALSTFMGKALLPRGDAIALVYGSVMRNLSIALAIAMNAFGPKGADAALVIALAYIVQVQSAAWYVKATDRIFGPENGVEEAADA, translated from the coding sequence ATGTGGAAATTGCTGCAGAAGATATCCAAGAACCTAACAATCGCCATCCCGGCCATGATGCTGGCCGGTTTCGTGGCCGGCCTGGCCGCGGACATGACCTGGATCAAGAGCCTGATCATCCCGTTCACCTTCCTCATGGTCTACCCTATGATGGTGACCCTCAAGGTGCGCAAGGTCTTTGAGGGCGGCGACGCCAAGGCCCAGGTGCTGACCCAGTTCATCAACTTCGGTGTCGTCCCCTTCGCGGCCTTTGCCATGGGGATGTTCTTTTTCTCCTCGAACCCCTACATGGCCCTCGGGCTTCTGCTCGCGGGGCTGGTGCCCACCAGCGGCATGACCATCTCCTGGACCGGCTTTGCCCGGGGGAACATGTCCGCGGCCGTGAAGATGACGGTCATCGGCCTTGTGGCGGGTTCGCTTCTCACTCCTCTCTACGTGGAGGCGCTCATGGGCGCTTCCATCGAGATCGACATGGCGGCCGTGGGCAAGCAGATCTTCTTCATCGTCTTCCTGCCCATGGTGCTGGGTTTCATGACCCAGCAGGCGCTCATGAAGAAATACGGCCAGAAACGCTTCCAGCAGGAGGTGGGCCCCCGGTTCCCGGCCCTGTCCACCCTGGGCGTGCTGGGCATCGTGTTCGTGGCCCTGGCCCTCAAGGCCCGGACCATCGCGGCCCAGCCCGAGCTGTTGCTGGGCATCATGGCCCCGCTCATCCTGCTCTATGTCTTCAACTTCGCCCTGAGCACGTTCATGGGCAAGGCCCTGCTGCCGCGCGGCGACGCCATTGCCCTGGTCTACGGCTCGGTCATGCGCAACCTGTCCATTGCCCTGGCCATCGCCATGAACGCCTTTGGCCCCAAGGGGGCGGACGCCGCCCTGGTCATTGCCCTGGCCTACATCGTCCAGGTCCAGTCCGCCGCCTGGTACGTCAAGGCCACGGACAGGATCTTCGGCCCGGAAAACGGTGTGGAGGAAGCGGCCGACGCCTGA
- a CDS encoding Crp/Fnr family transcriptional regulator, which produces MTKHLEEAIGSLAFFESLEQEQIARLAQRASVNRFPRGAVFYSEDKASKGLHILLSGKVKLFKMSEDGKEQTIFIFGAGEPFCLCSAFSDGKLPANMAALEDSEVLVISPDHFESIIKEDPTILLTILKVMSRRLKDTMVMIDSLALKNIPARLAAYLLSREHGGTVELGITYRELSKILGVTPEALSRALKKMTDQGMVETRGATIRLADMAGLHALSEGI; this is translated from the coding sequence ATGACGAAGCATCTGGAAGAAGCCATCGGCAGCCTGGCCTTTTTCGAAAGCCTGGAGCAGGAGCAGATCGCCCGGCTGGCGCAGCGCGCCAGCGTGAACCGGTTCCCCAGGGGCGCGGTCTTCTACAGCGAGGACAAGGCATCCAAGGGGCTGCACATCCTGCTTTCGGGCAAGGTCAAGCTGTTCAAGATGTCCGAGGACGGCAAGGAGCAGACCATCTTCATCTTCGGGGCGGGAGAACCCTTCTGCCTCTGCTCGGCCTTTTCCGACGGCAAGCTGCCCGCCAACATGGCGGCACTGGAGGACAGCGAGGTCCTGGTCATCAGCCCGGACCACTTCGAAAGCATCATCAAGGAAGACCCCACCATCCTGCTCACCATCCTCAAGGTCATGTCCCGCCGCCTCAAGGACACCATGGTCATGATCGATTCCCTGGCGCTCAAGAACATCCCGGCCCGGCTGGCCGCCTATCTCCTGAGCCGGGAGCACGGGGGGACCGTGGAACTGGGCATCACCTACCGCGAGCTGTCCAAGATCCTGGGCGTCACGCCCGAGGCGCTTTCCCGCGCGCTCAAGAAAATGACCGACCAGGGCATGGTGGAGACCCGGGGGGCCACCATCCGGCTGGCAGACATGGCCGGGCTGCACGCCCTGAGTGAAGGGATCTGA